The sequence CCCCCAGCTTTGTGCCAGCTGCCTGGCCCAGGCGGCATCGGCTTGCGAGGCTTTTCCCCGCAGATGATGGTCAATATGGCAGGCGGTCAGTTTGAACCCCAGTTCTCCGGACAATTCGTTCAAGAGGTGCAGCAGGCACAGGGAATCAGGGCCGCCGGAAAAGGCCGCCAGCACGTGGTCCCCGGGGCTGATCAGCTTCCGGGAGGTTATCAGTTCTTTGACCTTTGATCTCAGGTCTTCTTTTTGTTTCATTGGAGTAGATACCTATTAATAGCCACTAAGACACTAAGGCACCAAACTTTTAAATCGTTAATGGTTATTTATTATTGATCTTTGTGGCTTCGTGTCTTTGTGGCAAAATTTTACAGCGGCTTCTCCGGTTTGGTGGCCGGACGCAGCATCTTGAACATCTCCATCAACTCGGCTATCCGGAACAGCCGGGCCAGACCCAGATAGGCAGCCCCCAGCCCCAGCATCATGGCCGCCAGGTAGAATATCTTGGGACCCAAATGCCCGCCGTCCACCCAGCGCTGCCAGCCAAGGCTCAGGCCCCAGCCCAGCAGGCCGACCAGGATCGAGGCCGCCGCAGTTTTCAGGAACACCGGCAGCAGCAAACTCAGTTTGATCTCCCGGACCCGGGACCGGATCAGCCACAGGCTTAAAAGCGCGATCAGGGTATAGGCCGCGGCGTGCCCCAGGGCCAGCCCGTCCACCCCCAGCTTCCCGATCACCAGCAGGTTAAAGCCCGAGTTGAAGGCATTGCCGATGAGATTGAGTACCATCGGGGTCTTGGTGTCCTGCAGGGAATAAAAGACCCGGTTGAGGAACAGGTACAGGGTGAAGGAGAACAGTCCCAGCGAATACAGGGACAGCACCCGGGCCAGCATTATGCTGTCGGCGGTGTGGAAGCGTCCGTGCTGCATCAGCGACTGGACGATGGGAAAACTGCAGGTGATCAGCACCGCCATCGACGGGATGATGCATAGGGCGCTCCAGCTTATTCCCCGGCGGACGGAGCCGGCAAAACTTTCCCACTCCTTCTTCACCGCCAGGTGGGACAGACCCGGCAGCAGCACCGTCCCGATGGACACCGCCAGCAGGCCGTGGGGCAGGATGTAAAAGGCAAAAGCGTACTGCAGGGCCGAGACCCCGCCCTGGATGCCGATGGCCAGATTGTTCTGGACGGTCAGGTTCAGCTGGTTGAAGGCCACGTAAAGGATGACCGGCAGGGAAAGCTGAAAGGTCTTGACCACCGCCGGGTGCTTGAAGTTGACGGTAAAGTGGTATTTAAATCCGCTGCTTTTAAGGCCGGGAAGGAGCAGCAGCACCTGGGCCAGCACTCCGAAGGTGGTTCCTAAGGCCAGCCCGGCCGGGCCGAACCAGGGGAAAAGTTTGTAGGCAAACAATGCCGCTATGACCACCAGGTTGTTGGCCACCGGGGCGTAGGCCACCGCGGCGAACTTTCCCCGGGCGTTAAGCACGCCCCCGCCGATGGCCGAAAGCCCGTAGAAGAATATCTGGGGGATGAAGAACCAGAAGAAGAACAGCACCTGTTCCCGGGTGGCGGTCTGGGCCTTCAGTGTCTGGATGTAGACCAGGAAGGGCGAGGCGGCAAAGCAGACCAGGGTGGTGGCGGCCACCACCAGCAATCCGGCGTTGATCACCTGGCTGATGTTGAGCCAGGCCTGCTTGGGCTCGTGTTCCGAAAGCTGCTCCACTATCACCGGAATGAACACCGCCGACAGGATCCCGCCCAGGATCAGCTCGTAGACCATGGTGGGAAGCACATGAGCCAGGTTGTAGGCGTCGGCCAGCGGGGTAAAGCCCAGCACCGCCCCCAACACCGCCCATTTTACGAACCCGGTCAGGCGCGAGAACAGGGTGCCCAAGGACATCCCGGCTATGGATTTCAGGGTTTTGCTCATGGATAAGATTATACCTTATTTTGGCCTGAGGCTCAATTGTTTTTTAAATAATAGTGCTGGCGAAAAAGCGGTGGGAGGGCCTCCCCTGCAATGGAAAGGAGAAATTGGCTTCGTTTTGCAAAACACTCATTTGGGAGCTGCCCTCCATCTGAACATCTGATGCCGTGTCAAGTGATGCCGGGTCAAGACTACTGCCTTCCCTTACTTTGGCAATCCCCCCCCCCATAACTTAAGTAGTATTGCTAAAAACCCGGGGGAGCTTATCGCCGCCAGCCAATCGGTGGAAATACAAGAGGTTAGAGGCTGCCAGTCCTTCTCCGACGTCTCCCTTTCATTCGGTAGTTTTCGAACGAGTAGATTGTTGAACGTTTTTCCGTAGCGACCATGTATTTACGTCATTTTTAAATTGGATGCCTGGAAATTGGGTTCGTTTTGGAATATTTATTATCGGGTTGCTTATTGTCTCGGATTTCCCCCATAAAAGGGAATCACTTCGAAACCTCGGCCCTGGTGTCATTGATAAGGTCTCGTATTGCGCGGGCCGCTTTTCTCAGCGGCTCAAATGCGGCACCTTCGTCGCCGCCATCGGCCAACACGGTGTTTATAGCCAACGTCAGATAATCGGAAAACGGAACTGTGACGAATGCCCGGTACCGGGATTCCGCCAGCACCCGTTTGCGGAATTCACTGGAATTCATGTAGAAAGCTTTCGGACCCTTGAACATGATGACAAGGTAATAGTCCCGCCGCTCGGTCAGTGCAACAAGGGACACGGTTTCGTAGGCATTGATCGTCGGATCATGGTCCAGATTATAAAAATCATCATTTCTCATATCATCCAGCACGCACTTGATGGCATCGGCGGCCATGCCGATCTCTTTCATGGCTGCGATCATCATCAGGGTGTGGATGTCGAGAATGGAAAAACGACGCCATCCCTTGTTGGCCCGGGACCGCTGGTGGGTCAACAGGCCTGCCTGGTCCCAATCATGAATATTTTTTGTCGTCAAGCCATTGACGCATTTTGCGGCCTTTTCAAAGGTGAACGACCGTTGGCGCAGGAGATTCAATTCCGAATATATCATATATTACCGTTTTGTTTGTTTTAAATACTTAATCATATATTATTCATGTTATTCTAAATTACTAATACTATTTATAATATTACCTTTCGGTTGGATTTTAACATGTTTCAACGAATATGTCAAGGGCGCTGTAGATATTATTTTTCATAAATACTTGCCAACGAAACGGTGCAGACAAACTTTCCCCGGATTACGGGTAAAAATAAATACCTCTGCGTTTATAACCGCAGAGGTTAACCAGTTTGAAGTATCCCGCAGGGGCGTTTTCCCAATCGCCCCTGCGAAATAACGTGATCCATTAAATAAACCCTCTGGGCCTCAGTGTCTCTGTGCAAATCCCCTATTTCAATCCCACCAATGTCTGCGCCTTGTCGGGGGTGAATTTGACCTTGCCCTCACGGGCCAGCCAGCCCAGGGACAGGTAAAGCTGCTTGTCGTTCAGCTTGGCCAGTTTTTTAAGGGAGCTGAGGTTCTGGTCTCCCTTGGCGCTAAGCACTTTCCAGACCGCCCCCGCATTTTGGCCGATGATCGCAGTCCACATTTTGGTTTCCTCCTTCATTTATATGGTGAAAAGCGGATGCAACCGGGTAATATCCTCTTCAGCAGTCCGGAGGTTATATTCTTTACAGATAATATGCACCTAGTGGCAATTCATGAATTGCCACCACCGCTATCAATCCTATCAACCCATTTCTTAAGGCCCAGCCTTAAGAAAATATCCCGGGCCGCTTTTATCTCGTCGGACAGCCCCATCACCAGGCCGTAATAATATCGTGCCTTGGCTATGTCCAGCGGCTGCTTGACCGATTCAAAGACGGCAATGGCTTCCCGGAATTTTTCGTCCGATCCCTCTATCCGGGCCTGCAGCAGCAGAGCCTCCGCCCGCCCGGCCTTTGAATTAAGCTGTCCGGACAGATCAATCGACCTCTCCGCATATTCCAGGGCCAGGGAGGGATCTTTGAGGGTCAGCTCCAGTTCGCCGTAAAAAAGACAGACCTGGCGCAGGACGAACTTGTTCCCCACCTCCCCTGCGATCTTTTCACTCCTGACCAGGCAGGCCCTGGCTTCATCATATTTACCCTGCTTCAGGTAGATGTTGGCGGTATTGACCAGGCTTATGGCCTGGCCCGGCCGGTCGCCGGTCTCTTCCTCTATCTGCAGGGCCCTGGCATAATAGTCATGGGCCTTGGGATAGTCATCCAGGATGCCGGCCACGCTGCCCATGTTGTTAAGGCTGGGAGCAGCGCCCTCCCGGTTGCCTATCTCCTCCCATATCCTTACCGACCGGCCGAAGTACTCCAGGGCCTTAAGATAATCGCCTCTGCGGTAATAAACCGTGCCGATGTTGTTGAGGCTGGGGGCCTGGCAGTGCCGGTCGCCTATCTCCTCCTCTATCTGCAGGGCCTTGACCAAATATTCCAGCGTCTTGGAATAATCGCCCAGGTTGCCGTGGATCAGGCCGATGTTGTTCAGGCTGGTGGCCTGGCCCTGCCGGTCGCCGAACTCCTCCTCTATCTTCAGGGCTTTTTCATAGCATTCCAGAGCGACAAGATAATCTCCCCGATGGTAATGGACAAAGCTCAAATTGTTGAGGCTGTGCGCTTGTCCCGTACGGTTGCCGTTCTCCTCCTCCAGCTTAAGGGCCTGGGAAAAATAATCCAGGGCCTTGGGATAATCCCCCTGGGTGCCGTGCGCCAGCCCGATGTTGTTCAGGCAGGTGGCCTGTCCCTTTTTGTCGCCCAGCTCCCGGTAAAGCGAGTGGGATTCCATGGCCGAGTTCAGCATCTCGTCGTATTTGCTGACGGAATTATA is a genomic window of bacterium containing:
- the murJ gene encoding murein biosynthesis integral membrane protein MurJ, encoding MSKTLKSIAGMSLGTLFSRLTGFVKWAVLGAVLGFTPLADAYNLAHVLPTMVYELILGGILSAVFIPVIVEQLSEHEPKQAWLNISQVINAGLLVVAATTLVCFAASPFLVYIQTLKAQTATREQVLFFFWFFIPQIFFYGLSAIGGGVLNARGKFAAVAYAPVANNLVVIAALFAYKLFPWFGPAGLALGTTFGVLAQVLLLLPGLKSSGFKYHFTVNFKHPAVVKTFQLSLPVILYVAFNQLNLTVQNNLAIGIQGGVSALQYAFAFYILPHGLLAVSIGTVLLPGLSHLAVKKEWESFAGSVRRGISWSALCIIPSMAVLITCSFPIVQSLMQHGRFHTADSIMLARVLSLYSLGLFSFTLYLFLNRVFYSLQDTKTPMVLNLIGNAFNSGFNLLVIGKLGVDGLALGHAAAYTLIALLSLWLIRSRVREIKLSLLLPVFLKTAAASILVGLLGWGLSLGWQRWVDGGHLGPKIFYLAAMMLGLGAAYLGLARLFRIAELMEMFKMLRPATKPEKPL
- a CDS encoding MerR family transcriptional regulator; translated protein: MIYSELNLLRQRSFTFEKAAKCVNGLTTKNIHDWDQAGLLTHQRSRANKGWRRFSILDIHTLMMIAAMKEIGMAADAIKCVLDDMRNDDFYNLDHDPTINAYETVSLVALTERRDYYLVIMFKGPKAFYMNSSEFRKRVLAESRYRAFVTVPFSDYLTLAINTVLADGGDEGAAFEPLRKAARAIRDLINDTRAEVSK
- a CDS encoding winged helix-turn-helix domain-containing protein; the encoded protein is MWTAIIGQNAGAVWKVLSAKGDQNLSSLKKLAKLNDKQLYLSLGWLAREGKVKFTPDKAQTLVGLK
- a CDS encoding tetratricopeptide repeat protein, with amino-acid sequence MKTPKHHIEHSRVLHILLNRCQVLSLVGRYDRALSGLSRGLALSGKLRHKKFQADYHLELSDVYNSVSKYDEMLNSAMESHSLYRELGDKKGQATCLNNIGLAHGTQGDYPKALDYFSQALKLEEENGNRTGQAHSLNNLSFVHYHRGDYLVALECYEKALKIEEEFGDRQGQATSLNNIGLIHGNLGDYSKTLEYLVKALQIEEEIGDRHCQAPSLNNIGTVYYRRGDYLKALEYFGRSVRIWEEIGNREGAAPSLNNMGSVAGILDDYPKAHDYYARALQIEEETGDRPGQAISLVNTANIYLKQGKYDEARACLVRSEKIAGEVGNKFVLRQVCLFYGELELTLKDPSLALEYAERSIDLSGQLNSKAGRAEALLLQARIEGSDEKFREAIAVFESVKQPLDIAKARYYYGLVMGLSDEIKAARDIFLRLGLKKWVDRIDSGGGNS